One stretch of Streptomyces sp. NBC_00443 DNA includes these proteins:
- a CDS encoding oligopeptide:H+ symporter, whose translation MASSLTKDSARPGTPGTERTFFGHPRGLATLFMTEMWERFSYYGMRALLPLYLVAPGGLNLDAATATAIYSVYVSLVYLLAMPGGWFGDRVWGPRKTVAIAGGVIMLGHLTLALPSSGTFYGGLGLVAIGSGLLKANISTMVGHLYDGPDDPRRDGGFTVFYMGINLGAFAAPLIIGTIGESVNWHLGFALAALGMALGLAQFLIGSRHLAERSSVVPTPLSAEEKTSTLRKAGIWAGIAVVIYAFVGFSGNYTLNWILVPLTLLGVIIPTMVLVRIKRDKDLDRPEQSKMSAYIWFFVAAAMFWMIYDQGGSTLSLFADSSAENSVFGWGFPVSWYQSVNPVLIMALAPVFAWFWLALNRRGKEPSTIVKFASGLVLVGASFFLFLAPLTIAEGGHKAAAMWLVAIYFTQTVGELLLSPVGLSVTTKMAPAKYASQMMGVWFLAVTAGDATTGLLSIAGVDLNKTNIVAMEATLAVVAGVAVWMYRKKVKELMGNVR comes from the coding sequence ATGGCGTCCAGCCTGACGAAGGACTCGGCCCGCCCGGGCACCCCCGGCACCGAACGGACCTTCTTCGGCCACCCCCGCGGACTGGCCACTCTCTTCATGACCGAGATGTGGGAGCGTTTCTCCTACTACGGCATGAGGGCTCTGCTCCCGCTGTACCTGGTCGCTCCGGGCGGCCTCAACCTCGACGCGGCGACGGCGACCGCGATCTACTCCGTGTACGTGTCGCTGGTGTACCTGCTCGCCATGCCCGGCGGCTGGTTCGGTGACCGCGTCTGGGGTCCGCGCAAAACGGTCGCCATCGCCGGCGGTGTCATCATGCTCGGCCACCTCACGCTGGCACTGCCCTCCTCCGGCACCTTCTACGGCGGTCTCGGCCTGGTCGCGATCGGCTCGGGTCTGCTGAAGGCCAACATCTCGACGATGGTCGGCCACCTCTACGACGGACCGGACGACCCGCGCCGCGACGGTGGCTTCACCGTCTTCTACATGGGTATCAACCTCGGTGCCTTCGCGGCCCCGCTGATCATCGGCACCATCGGTGAGAGCGTCAACTGGCACCTGGGCTTCGCGCTCGCCGCACTCGGCATGGCGCTGGGTCTCGCCCAGTTCCTGATCGGCTCCCGCCACCTGGCCGAGCGTTCCAGTGTGGTCCCGACGCCGTTGTCCGCCGAGGAGAAGACGTCCACGCTGCGCAAGGCGGGGATCTGGGCCGGTATCGCGGTCGTCATCTACGCGTTCGTCGGCTTCTCCGGCAACTACACGCTGAACTGGATCCTGGTCCCGCTGACCCTGCTCGGCGTGATCATCCCGACCATGGTTCTGGTCCGCATCAAGCGCGACAAGGACCTGGACCGTCCCGAGCAGTCGAAGATGTCCGCGTACATCTGGTTCTTCGTCGCCGCGGCCATGTTCTGGATGATCTACGACCAGGGCGGCTCGACCCTGTCGCTCTTCGCCGACTCCTCCGCAGAGAACAGCGTCTTCGGCTGGGGCTTCCCGGTCTCCTGGTACCAGTCGGTCAACCCGGTCCTGATCATGGCGCTGGCCCCGGTCTTCGCCTGGTTCTGGCTCGCGCTGAACCGGCGTGGCAAGGAGCCGAGCACGATCGTGAAGTTCGCTTCCGGTCTGGTGCTGGTCGGCGCGTCCTTCTTCCTCTTCCTCGCCCCGCTGACGATCGCCGAGGGCGGTCACAAGGCGGCCGCGATGTGGCTGGTGGCGATCTACTTCACGCAGACCGTCGGTGAGCTGCTGCTCTCCCCGGTGGGCCTGTCGGTGACGACGAAGATGGCTCCCGCGAAGTACGCCTCGCAGATGATGGGCGTCTGGTTCCTGGCCGTCACCGCGGGTGACGCCACGACCGGTCTGCTCTCCATCGCCGGGGTCGACCTCAACAAGACGAACATCGTCGCCATGGAGGCCACGCTCGCCGTGGTCGCCGGTGTGGCGGTGTGGATGTACCGCAAGAAGGTCAAGGAGCTCATGGGCAACGTCCGCTAA
- a CDS encoding response regulator transcription factor has translation MTRVLLAEDDASISEPLARALRREGYEVEVREDGPTALDAGLQGGIDLVVLDLGLPGMDGLEVARRLRADAHAVPILILTARADEVDTVVGLDAGADDYVTKPVRLAELLARVRALLRRGAAEPQQPPATHGVRIDVESHRAWMGDEELQLTAKEFDLLRVLVRDAGRVVTRDQLMREVWDTTWWSSTKTLDMHISWLRKKLGDDAANPRYIATVRGVGFRFEKS, from the coding sequence ATGACCCGTGTACTGCTCGCCGAGGACGACGCGTCCATTTCGGAGCCGCTGGCCCGCGCACTGCGCCGGGAAGGGTACGAGGTCGAGGTGCGGGAGGACGGCCCCACCGCGCTCGACGCAGGACTGCAGGGCGGGATCGACCTGGTCGTGCTGGATCTCGGCCTGCCCGGCATGGACGGCCTGGAGGTGGCACGCCGGCTGCGTGCCGACGCTCACGCCGTGCCGATCCTCATCCTCACCGCGCGTGCCGACGAGGTGGACACCGTCGTGGGCCTGGACGCGGGCGCCGACGACTACGTCACCAAGCCGGTCCGGCTCGCCGAACTGCTCGCGCGGGTCCGGGCCCTGCTCCGGCGCGGCGCCGCCGAGCCGCAGCAGCCGCCCGCCACGCACGGGGTGCGCATCGACGTCGAGTCCCACCGCGCGTGGATGGGCGACGAGGAACTCCAGCTCACCGCCAAGGAGTTCGACCTGCTGCGGGTGCTGGTGCGCGACGCGGGGCGGGTCGTCACCCGGGACCAGCTGATGCGGGAGGTCTGGGACACGACCTGGTGGTCCTCGACCAAGACGCTCGACATGCACATCTCCTGGCTGCGCAAGAAGCTCGGCGACGACGCGGCGAACCCCCGCTACATCGCGACCGTGCGGGGCGTGGGCTTCCGCTTCGAGAAGAGCTGA
- a CDS encoding ATP-binding protein, translating into MRRRLIQSTLAVVLVVIAVFGVSLVIVETRTITSTAQERVDTEAVRLVSIVDSRLLGDETVNAAVLRDQIQGDRYARIRIPGKPLIEVGERPTGDVISASETGEEGETVTVQEPRSSVTREVGRTLLIIGAVALLAVIAAVLLAVRQANRLASPLTDLAETAERLGSGDPRPRHKRYGVHELDRVADVLDSSAERIARMLTAERRLAADASHQLRTPLTALSMRLEEITLTDDPDTVKEEATIALTQVERLTDVVERLLTNSRDPRTGSAVTFDLDEVIQQQLAEWRPAYRSAGRAIVSSGKRHLEAVGTPGAVAQVLAALIENSLMHGGGTVALRTRVTGNQAVIEVTDEGPGVPADLGARIFERAISGHNSTGIGLAVARDLAEADGGRLEMLQTKPPVLALFLSRTPPPKKPGQESGQTVR; encoded by the coding sequence ATGCGCCGCCGACTGATCCAGTCCACCCTCGCCGTGGTTCTCGTGGTGATCGCCGTCTTCGGCGTGTCACTCGTCATCGTCGAGACACGGACCATCACCAGCACCGCCCAGGAGCGGGTGGACACCGAGGCGGTGCGGCTGGTCAGCATCGTGGACAGCCGGCTGCTCGGCGACGAGACCGTGAACGCTGCCGTGCTGCGGGACCAGATCCAGGGAGACCGGTACGCCCGGATCCGCATCCCGGGCAAGCCCCTGATCGAGGTGGGCGAGCGGCCGACCGGTGACGTCATCAGCGCCAGTGAGACGGGCGAGGAGGGCGAGACGGTCACCGTGCAGGAGCCGCGCTCGTCGGTGACGCGCGAGGTCGGCCGTACGTTGCTGATCATCGGGGCGGTCGCCCTGCTGGCGGTAATCGCAGCGGTCCTGCTGGCGGTGCGCCAGGCGAACCGGCTGGCCTCACCGCTCACCGACCTCGCGGAGACGGCGGAACGTCTCGGCTCCGGCGACCCGCGGCCCCGGCACAAGCGGTACGGCGTCCATGAGCTGGACCGTGTGGCGGACGTCCTCGACTCCTCCGCCGAGCGCATCGCCCGCATGCTGACCGCGGAACGCCGCCTCGCCGCGGACGCCTCCCACCAGCTCCGCACGCCGCTCACGGCCCTGTCCATGCGCCTGGAGGAGATCACCCTCACCGACGATCCCGACACGGTGAAGGAGGAGGCCACGATCGCCCTGACACAGGTGGAGCGCCTCACGGACGTCGTCGAACGCCTCCTCACCAACTCCCGCGACCCCCGCACCGGCTCGGCCGTCACCTTCGACCTCGACGAGGTCATCCAGCAGCAGCTGGCGGAGTGGCGCCCCGCCTACCGCAGCGCGGGCCGGGCGATCGTCAGCTCGGGCAAGCGGCACCTGGAGGCGGTCGGCACGCCGGGCGCGGTGGCGCAGGTCCTGGCAGCCCTGATCGAGAACTCCCTCATGCACGGTGGCGGCACGGTGGCGCTGCGCACCCGCGTCACCGGCAACCAGGCGGTCATCGAGGTCACGGACGAGGGCCCCGGCGTCCCGGCGGACCTCGGCGCCCGGATCTTCGAGCGCGCCATCAGCGGCCACAACTCCACCGGCATCGGCCTCGCAGTGGCCCGCGACCTCGCGGAAGCGGACGGCGGCCGCCTGGAAATGCTCCAGACCAAGCCCCCGGTACTGGCCCTGTTCCTCTCCCGCACACCCCCACCGAAGAAACCGGGCCAGGAGTCGGGTCAGACGGTCAGGTGA
- a CDS encoding GtrA family protein, which yields MGRGSSGLHTAPPAPRSAVRQRFDRLVREVAKFGAVGGAGLLVNLLVFNLVRHVTDLQVVRASVIATAVAIIFNYLGFRYFTYRDREKGRRTKELGLFLLFSAVGLVIENGVLYAATYGFGWDSPLQSNIFKFLGIGIATLFRFWSYRTWVFRALPAEEAVAGAESFLETPRRGARGARGAEKPRVRVG from the coding sequence ATGGGACGTGGTTCCTCGGGGCTTCATACGGCGCCTCCGGCACCCCGCAGTGCCGTGCGGCAACGCTTCGACCGGCTGGTGCGCGAGGTCGCCAAGTTCGGTGCGGTGGGTGGAGCGGGACTCCTTGTCAACCTGCTCGTGTTCAACCTGGTACGGCATGTGACCGACCTCCAGGTGGTGCGCGCGAGCGTCATCGCGACGGCGGTCGCGATCATCTTCAACTACCTCGGCTTCCGGTACTTCACCTACCGGGATCGCGAAAAGGGCCGCCGTACGAAGGAACTGGGCCTGTTCCTGCTGTTCAGCGCGGTCGGCCTGGTGATCGAGAACGGTGTCCTGTACGCGGCGACGTACGGCTTCGGCTGGGACAGCCCGCTACAGAGCAACATCTTCAAGTTCCTCGGCATCGGCATCGCGACGCTGTTCCGGTTCTGGTCCTACCGGACGTGGGTGTTCCGGGCGCTTCCCGCGGAGGAGGCGGTGGCCGGAGCGGAATCGTTCCTGGAGACGCCTCGGCGGGGTGCGCGGGGTGCGCGGGGTGCGGAGAAGCCGCGGGTGCGGGTGGGCTGA
- a CDS encoding 5-(carboxyamino)imidazole ribonucleotide synthase yields the protein MTFPVVGMVGGGQLARMTHEAGIPLGIRFKLLSDTPQDSAAQVVSDVVIGDYRDLDTLRDFARGCDVITFDHEHVPTEHLKALEADGIPVRPGPDALVHAQDKGVMRARLDAIGVPCPRHRIVTDPQDVVAFAAEGDGFPVVLKTVRGGYDGKGVWVVDSAEEAADPFRAGVPVLAEEKVDYVRELAANVVRSPHGQAVAYPVVESQQVGGVCDTVIAPAPELDEVLALKAEELALTIAKELDVVGHLAVELFQTRDGRILVNELAMRPHNSGHWTQDGAITSQFANHVRAVLDLPLGDPRPRARWTVMVNVLGGDYPDMYSAYLHCMARDPQLKIHMYGKDVKPGRKVGHVNTYGDDLDDVLERARHAAGYLRGTITE from the coding sequence GTGACGTTCCCGGTAGTCGGCATGGTCGGCGGGGGTCAGCTTGCTCGTATGACACACGAGGCGGGCATCCCGTTGGGCATCAGGTTCAAGCTCCTCAGTGACACCCCTCAGGATTCCGCGGCGCAGGTCGTCAGTGATGTCGTCATCGGCGACTATCGCGACCTCGACACGCTGCGCGACTTCGCGAGGGGCTGCGATGTGATCACTTTCGATCACGAACACGTACCCACCGAGCACCTCAAGGCTCTGGAGGCGGACGGCATCCCCGTCCGCCCGGGCCCCGACGCGCTTGTGCACGCCCAGGACAAGGGCGTGATGCGCGCGAGGCTCGACGCGATCGGTGTGCCGTGCCCGCGGCACCGCATCGTGACCGACCCTCAGGACGTGGTCGCCTTCGCGGCCGAGGGCGACGGTTTTCCGGTCGTCCTCAAGACCGTCCGCGGCGGCTACGACGGCAAGGGTGTCTGGGTCGTCGACTCGGCCGAGGAGGCCGCGGACCCCTTCCGCGCCGGCGTCCCGGTCCTCGCCGAGGAGAAGGTCGACTACGTCCGCGAGCTCGCGGCGAACGTCGTCCGCTCCCCGCACGGCCAGGCGGTCGCCTACCCCGTGGTGGAGTCCCAGCAGGTGGGCGGCGTCTGCGACACGGTCATCGCGCCCGCCCCCGAGCTCGACGAGGTCCTCGCGCTCAAGGCCGAGGAGCTCGCCCTGACGATCGCCAAGGAACTGGACGTCGTCGGCCACCTCGCCGTGGAGCTGTTCCAGACCCGCGACGGCCGCATCCTCGTCAACGAGCTGGCGATGCGCCCGCACAACTCGGGCCACTGGACCCAGGACGGTGCCATCACGTCCCAGTTCGCCAACCACGTCCGGGCCGTCCTCGACCTCCCCCTCGGCGACCCGCGCCCGCGCGCCAGGTGGACGGTCATGGTCAACGTCCTCGGCGGCGACTACCCCGACATGTACTCCGCGTACCTGCACTGCATGGCCCGCGACCCCCAGCTCAAGATCCACATGTACGGCAAGGACGTGAAGCCCGGCCGCAAGGTCGGTCACGTCAACACCTACGGCGACGACCTCGACGACGTGCTGGAGCGCGCCCGTCACGCTGCCGGCTACCTGAGAGGGACCATCACCGAATGA
- the purE gene encoding 5-(carboxyamino)imidazole ribonucleotide mutase, which translates to MSPVVGIVMGSDSDWPVMEAAAQALDEFEIEYEVDVVSAHRMPREMVTYGEQAAERGLKAIIAGAGGAAHLPGMLASVTPLPVIGVPVPLKYLDGMDSLLSIVQMPAGVPVATVSVAGARNAGLLAARILAVHDEDLLQRMREFQQELNDQATEKGKRLRAKVEGASGFGFGSGK; encoded by the coding sequence ATGAGCCCTGTTGTAGGCATCGTCATGGGGTCGGACTCCGACTGGCCCGTCATGGAGGCCGCCGCCCAGGCCCTCGACGAGTTCGAGATCGAGTACGAGGTCGACGTGGTCTCCGCGCACCGGATGCCGCGCGAGATGGTCACGTACGGCGAGCAGGCGGCCGAGCGCGGTCTGAAGGCGATCATCGCCGGGGCCGGCGGCGCCGCCCACCTCCCCGGCATGCTCGCCTCGGTCACGCCGCTGCCCGTCATCGGCGTCCCGGTCCCGCTGAAGTACCTGGACGGCATGGACTCCCTGCTCTCCATCGTGCAGATGCCGGCCGGTGTCCCCGTGGCCACGGTCTCCGTCGCCGGCGCGCGCAACGCCGGTCTGCTCGCCGCCCGCATCCTCGCCGTGCACGACGAGGACCTGCTCCAGCGGATGCGGGAGTTCCAGCAGGAGCTGAACGACCAGGCCACCGAGAAGGGCAAGCGCCTGCGCGCCAAGGTAGAGGGCGCGAGCGGCTTCGGCTTCGGCTCGGGGAAGTGA
- a CDS encoding dipeptidase: MTSLEAARELLREFPVVDGHNDLPWALREQVRYDLDARDIAAHQGAHLHTDIPRLREGGVGAQYWSVYVRSDYAGDKAVSATLEQIDCVRQLLARHPADLRPALTAADMEAARAEGRIASLMGAEGGHSIANSLATLRALYALGVRYMTLTHNDNIAWADSATDEPGVGGLSAFGRAVVREMNREGMLVDLSHVAATTMRDALDTSTAPVIFSHSSSRAVCDHPRNIPDDVLERLPGNGGVAMVTFVPKFVLQAAVDWTVAADENMRAHGFHHLDTTAEAMKVHRAFEESNPRPIATVSTVADHLDHMREVTGIDHLGIGGDYDGTAFTPDGLNDVSGYPNLIAELLDRGWSKPDLAKLTWQNAVRVLGAAEDVARDLQATRGPSNATLEALDG; encoded by the coding sequence ATGACCTCCCTGGAGGCAGCCCGGGAACTCCTGCGCGAGTTCCCGGTCGTGGACGGCCACAACGACCTGCCGTGGGCCCTGCGCGAACAGGTCCGCTACGACCTCGACGCCCGCGACATCGCCGCCCACCAGGGCGCCCACCTGCACACCGACATCCCCCGGCTGCGCGAGGGCGGCGTGGGCGCGCAGTACTGGTCGGTGTACGTGCGCTCCGACTACGCCGGTGACAAGGCGGTCAGCGCCACCCTCGAACAGATCGACTGCGTACGGCAGTTGCTGGCCCGCCACCCGGCCGACCTGCGCCCGGCGCTGACGGCGGCGGACATGGAGGCGGCCCGCGCCGAGGGCCGGATCGCCTCCCTGATGGGCGCAGAGGGCGGCCACTCCATCGCCAACTCCCTGGCCACGCTGCGGGCGTTGTACGCGCTCGGCGTCCGCTACATGACCCTCACCCACAACGACAACATCGCGTGGGCCGACTCGGCGACGGACGAGCCCGGGGTGGGCGGTCTGTCGGCCTTCGGCCGCGCGGTCGTGCGGGAGATGAACCGCGAGGGCATGCTCGTCGACCTCTCGCACGTCGCGGCGACGACGATGCGCGACGCGCTCGACACCTCCACGGCCCCGGTGATCTTCTCCCACTCCTCCTCCCGCGCGGTCTGCGACCACCCGCGCAACATCCCCGACGACGTCCTGGAGCGCCTGCCCGGCAACGGCGGCGTCGCGATGGTGACGTTCGTACCGAAGTTCGTGCTCCAGGCGGCGGTCGACTGGACGGTCGCGGCCGACGAGAACATGCGCGCGCACGGCTTCCACCACCTCGACACGACCGCCGAGGCGATGAAGGTGCACCGCGCCTTCGAGGAGAGCAACCCGCGCCCGATCGCCACGGTGTCCACGGTCGCCGACCACCTGGACCACATGCGCGAGGTCACCGGCATCGACCACCTCGGCATCGGCGGCGACTACGACGGCACCGCCTTCACCCCGGACGGTCTGAACGACGTCTCCGGCTACCCGAACCTGATCGCCGAGCTGCTGGACCGCGGCTGGTCGAAGCCCGACCTGGCCAAGCTGACCTGGCAGAACGCGGTACGGGTGCTGGGCGCGGCGGAGGACGTGGCCCGCGACCTTCAGGCCACGCGCGGCCCGTCCAACGCGACCCTCGAGGCACTGGACGGCTGA
- a CDS encoding alkene reductase produces MTHTTDKTAAVRPLLAPARLGPLHLPNHLVMAPLTRNRAAADGTPTPLMATYYAQRASAGLIIAEASTPNAVGQTYPHITAIHTPSHVAGWRRVTDAVRAAGGGPMFLQLQHGGRVGHPATSGLTPVSPSPVPLPETIFTPDGHRPAVVPREMTVDDIRATVADFATAARNAVAAGFEGVEVHSANGHLLHQFLAGNTNRRTDEYGGSVAGRIRFVREVVEAVAAAIGPERVGVRISPRNTVNGIDETDSDTLHPALVEALGGLGPAYLHLVYADPADPLFGRIRAAWPGTLIANPVLPELSAEAIGDTSARLLDAGADLIALGRPFLANPDLVRRLALGAPLNPVRDRYLMYTGGATGYTDYPALDDQPSSASRVALDGPRVA; encoded by the coding sequence ATGACGCACACGACGGACAAGACCGCAGCCGTACGCCCCCTTCTCGCCCCGGCCCGCCTGGGCCCCCTGCACCTGCCGAACCACCTGGTCATGGCCCCGCTGACCAGGAACCGCGCGGCGGCGGACGGCACTCCGACGCCGCTGATGGCCACGTACTACGCGCAGCGTGCCTCGGCCGGGCTGATCATCGCCGAGGCCTCGACGCCGAACGCGGTCGGGCAGACGTATCCGCACATCACCGCGATCCACACCCCGTCGCACGTGGCCGGCTGGCGGCGGGTCACGGACGCCGTGCGGGCCGCGGGCGGCGGGCCGATGTTTCTCCAGCTCCAGCACGGTGGCCGGGTCGGGCATCCGGCCACCAGCGGGCTGACCCCCGTCTCACCTTCGCCCGTGCCGCTCCCGGAGACGATCTTCACACCGGACGGGCACCGCCCCGCCGTCGTCCCGCGGGAGATGACCGTCGACGACATCCGCGCCACCGTCGCCGACTTCGCGACGGCCGCACGCAATGCCGTGGCCGCCGGTTTCGAGGGCGTCGAGGTGCACTCCGCCAACGGCCATCTGCTGCACCAGTTCCTGGCCGGCAACACCAACCGCCGTACGGACGAGTACGGCGGCTCGGTGGCCGGGCGGATCCGGTTCGTGCGGGAGGTGGTCGAGGCGGTGGCCGCCGCGATCGGGCCGGAGCGGGTTGGGGTGCGGATCTCTCCCCGCAACACCGTCAACGGCATCGACGAGACCGACAGCGACACGCTCCACCCGGCGCTCGTCGAGGCGCTGGGCGGGCTCGGACCGGCGTATCTGCACCTCGTGTACGCCGACCCGGCGGACCCGCTGTTCGGCCGGATCCGCGCCGCCTGGCCGGGGACCCTGATCGCCAACCCGGTGCTCCCGGAGCTGTCCGCCGAAGCGATCGGCGACACATCGGCCCGGCTCCTCGACGCCGGTGCCGATCTGATCGCCCTCGGCCGTCCGTTCCTGGCCAACCCCGACCTGGTGCGCCGGCTTGCGCTCGGGGCGCCGCTCAACCCGGTGCGGGACAGGTATCTGATGTACACGGGCGGGGCGACCGGCTACACCGACTACCCCGCCCTCGACGATCAGCCGTCCAGTGCCTCGAGGGTCGCGTTGGACGGGCCGCGCGTGGCCTGA
- a CDS encoding MerR family transcriptional regulator, with the protein MRIGELARRTGVSERSLRYYEAQGLLRAERTPGGHRDYPAAAVDRVVRIQELFAAGLHSSRIAQLLPCMRDTDGGPSAIATPRLVEDLTAERHRIDRMIADLVRSRDTLDEVIEAARES; encoded by the coding sequence ATGCGGATCGGTGAGCTGGCCCGGCGCACCGGCGTGAGTGAGCGGTCACTGCGCTACTACGAGGCCCAGGGGCTGCTGCGCGCCGAGCGCACCCCCGGCGGGCACCGTGACTACCCCGCGGCGGCCGTCGACCGGGTCGTCCGGATCCAGGAGCTGTTCGCCGCCGGGCTGCACAGCAGCAGGATCGCGCAGCTGCTGCCCTGTATGCGGGACACCGACGGCGGCCCCTCCGCCATCGCTACGCCCCGCCTGGTCGAGGACCTCACCGCCGAGCGCCACCGCATCGACCGGATGATCGCCGACCTGGTCCGCTCCCGCGACACCCTGGACGAGGTCATCGAGGCGGCGCGGGAGAGCTGA
- a CDS encoding dipeptidase — MADLKYEADTSPEVGELDDLPAPPPGEPSDPSDSVTGPDAGAEASLLDRAHALLAAHPVADGYSGLPWALRRLPWFDLELGESAVDTDVPRMREGHVGALFWALHLPDGLDGDRAVGATLDQLDLVKTVVRAHAEGLRLADNPGPITDVRHCGRIAVLPGPAGAAALGDSLGILRSLHGLGLRALTLSGVAWASEAGLTRFGEEVLREMNRLGVLADLSGASPDTVRRACAVSKAPVLCARSAARALRPHPANLPDDLLAELGAVGGLCMVPLTAEQTGPSVRDVADHLDHVRAVAGAESVGLSGTYDAGTAHPQDLTDASCYPHLVAELLRRGWSEADIALLTWGNVQRVLREADFTAREAQRRRAPSTMKISELDG, encoded by the coding sequence ATGGCAGACCTCAAGTACGAAGCGGACACCAGCCCCGAGGTCGGCGAACTCGATGACCTGCCCGCTCCGCCGCCCGGGGAGCCGTCCGACCCGTCCGACTCCGTCACCGGCCCGGATGCGGGCGCCGAGGCGAGCCTCCTCGACCGTGCCCACGCCCTCCTCGCCGCCCATCCCGTCGCCGACGGCTACAGCGGGCTGCCGTGGGCGCTGCGCCGCCTGCCCTGGTTCGACCTGGAGCTCGGCGAGAGCGCCGTCGACACGGACGTACCGCGGATGCGCGAGGGACATGTCGGCGCGCTGTTCTGGGCGCTGCACCTGCCGGACGGACTGGACGGCGACCGGGCCGTCGGTGCCACGCTGGACCAGCTGGACCTGGTGAAGACCGTCGTACGGGCCCACGCGGAGGGCCTGCGCCTGGCCGACAATCCGGGCCCCATCACCGACGTCCGCCACTGCGGCCGTATCGCCGTCCTGCCGGGCCCGGCAGGGGCCGCCGCCCTCGGTGACTCGCTCGGGATCCTGCGTTCCCTCCACGGGCTGGGGCTGCGCGCCCTCACGCTGTCCGGCGTCGCCTGGGCGAGCGAGGCGGGGCTGACGCGGTTCGGCGAGGAGGTCCTGCGTGAGATGAACCGTCTCGGCGTACTGGCCGACCTCTCCGGCGCCTCCCCGGACACCGTGCGCCGGGCGTGTGCGGTGTCCAAGGCCCCGGTCCTGTGCGCCCGCTCCGCCGCCCGCGCCCTGCGCCCCCACCCGGCCAACCTCCCCGACGACCTGCTCGCCGAGCTGGGCGCCGTGGGCGGCCTGTGTATGGTGCCGCTCACCGCCGAGCAGACCGGGCCGTCCGTCCGGGACGTCGCCGACCATCTCGACCACGTTCGTGCGGTCGCAGGCGCGGAGTCCGTCGGCCTGTCCGGCACCTACGACGCCGGCACGGCCCACCCACAGGACCTCACCGACGCCTCCTGCTACCCGCACCTCGTCGCCGAGCTGCTGCGCAGGGGCTGGTCCGAGGCCGACATTGCGCTGCTGACCTGGGGCAATGTCCAGCGCGTGCTGCGCGAGGCCGACTTCACGGCCCGGGAGGCACAGCGGCGCCGGGCGCCGTCGACGATGAAGATCTCCGAGCTGGACGGGTAG
- a CDS encoding VOC family protein, whose protein sequence is MARVTRLRSVVIDCPDPRALARFYAGVGGGTVEDDDPEWVVLRLPDGPRLAFQPAPGYTPPEWPRADRNSQQFHLDFDAGSTWEEVEAAQEKVLALGARLLQAEDKEDFRVYADPAGHPFCLCRIEEP, encoded by the coding sequence ATGGCCCGCGTGACCCGTCTGCGTTCCGTCGTCATCGACTGCCCCGACCCGCGCGCCCTCGCCCGCTTCTACGCCGGCGTCGGCGGCGGCACGGTAGAGGACGACGACCCCGAGTGGGTTGTGCTGCGGCTCCCCGACGGGCCGAGGCTCGCCTTCCAGCCGGCGCCCGGGTACACCCCGCCGGAGTGGCCGCGGGCCGACCGCAACTCCCAGCAGTTCCACCTGGACTTCGACGCGGGGTCCACCTGGGAGGAGGTCGAGGCGGCCCAGGAGAAGGTGCTGGCGCTCGGCGCGCGGTTGCTGCAGGCGGAGGACAAGGAGGACTTCCGGGTGTACGCCGATCCGGCGGGGCACCCGTTCTGCCTGTGCCGGATCGAGGAACCCTGA
- a CDS encoding VOC family protein gives MAIAEVGAVVLDCPDPRALADFYARVLGGSVEEQEDWVDVKVPGAPTLSFQAAPGYVPPRWPSPEHSQQFHLDLTVEDLDAAEKEVLALGAKPLETEDRSRTFRVYADPAGHPFCLCAC, from the coding sequence ATGGCCATCGCAGAAGTGGGCGCCGTCGTCCTGGACTGTCCCGACCCCCGCGCCCTCGCCGACTTCTACGCCCGCGTGCTCGGCGGCAGCGTCGAGGAGCAGGAGGACTGGGTGGACGTGAAGGTGCCCGGCGCTCCGACGCTGTCGTTCCAGGCCGCCCCCGGTTACGTACCGCCGCGGTGGCCGTCGCCCGAGCACTCGCAGCAGTTCCATCTGGACCTGACCGTCGAGGACCTGGACGCCGCCGAGAAGGAGGTGCTGGCCCTGGGGGCGAAGCCGCTGGAGACCGAGGACCGCTCGCGGACCTTCCGCGTTTACGCCGATCCGGCGGGGCACCCGTTCTGCCTGTGCGCCTGCTGA